Proteins encoded within one genomic window of Xylophilus sp. GOD-11R:
- a CDS encoding TRAP transporter small permease yields MYSRLCRALARGCMWLGVIGLVGLICAVSWQVFGRYVLNSTPTWAESLALLLVLYVTMFGVAVGVRDAGHIGLESFLVLAPDWLRTRMEYLIHALVLVFGVAMAWGCASLAVSVWDYRLPTLPLSEGWKYVPATIAGVLIAMFSIEHVIALARGREVEPSFNHPKP; encoded by the coding sequence ATGTATTCCCGTCTCTGCCGCGCGCTCGCCCGCGGCTGCATGTGGCTGGGCGTCATCGGCCTGGTGGGCCTGATCTGCGCCGTCAGCTGGCAGGTATTCGGCCGCTACGTGCTCAACAGCACGCCGACCTGGGCCGAAAGCCTGGCGCTGCTGCTGGTGCTCTACGTCACCATGTTCGGCGTGGCCGTGGGCGTGCGCGACGCCGGCCATATCGGGCTGGAATCCTTCCTGGTGCTGGCGCCCGACTGGTTGCGCACCCGCATGGAATACCTGATCCACGCCCTGGTGCTGGTCTTCGGCGTGGCCATGGCCTGGGGCTGCGCTTCGCTGGCCGTCTCGGTCTGGGACTACCGGCTGCCCACCCTGCCGCTTTCGGAAGGCTGGAAGTACGTGCCGGCCACCATCGCCGGCGTGCTGATCGCGATGTTCTCCATCGAACACGTCATCGCCCTGGCGCGCGGACGCGAAGTGGAACCCAGCTTCAACCATCCCAAGCCATGA
- a CDS encoding TRAP transporter large permease, protein MTVPLLILSVSFTLFLLLGVPVAFSIGLSALATLLYEGLPLEVGFQQMTSGMGVFSFLAIPFFIFAGELMLYGGIADRIVTFARDLVGHVRGGLGMSNVVACTLFGGVSGSPVADVSAMGAVMIPMMKKEGYHADYAVNVTTHAALVGALMPTSHNLIIYSLAAGGKVSIAALILAALVPALVLTISNLAAAYFVAVHRGYPAGSFPGWHIVARSFAAALPGLFIVVLILGGILSGVFTATESAAVAVLYALALTVFLYRTLKWEHFLKAAMKAVRTTGVILLLIGISSTFGYLISLYGVAELTGQMLSQVTSTPWVIFLLINVILFVLGTFLDMAATILLCTPIFLPIAQHYGMSSVQFGIVMLINCALGLNTPPVGTTQFVGCAIGGVSVGAVMRTIWPFYGALVFALMLVTFVPVFSTWLPSMFMVVR, encoded by the coding sequence ATGACCGTCCCTCTTCTCATCCTGAGCGTGTCGTTCACGCTGTTCCTGCTGCTGGGCGTGCCGGTGGCGTTCTCGATCGGGCTGTCGGCCCTGGCCACGCTGCTCTACGAAGGCCTGCCGCTGGAGGTGGGTTTCCAGCAGATGACCTCGGGCATGGGCGTGTTCTCGTTCCTGGCGATTCCCTTCTTCATCTTCGCCGGTGAGCTGATGCTCTATGGCGGCATCGCCGACCGCATCGTCACTTTCGCCCGCGACTTGGTCGGCCATGTGCGCGGCGGCCTCGGCATGTCCAACGTGGTGGCCTGCACGCTGTTCGGCGGCGTGTCCGGCTCGCCGGTGGCGGACGTGTCGGCGATGGGCGCGGTGATGATTCCGATGATGAAGAAAGAGGGCTACCACGCCGACTACGCGGTCAACGTGACGACCCATGCCGCACTGGTCGGCGCGCTCATGCCGACCAGCCACAACCTCATCATCTATTCGCTGGCCGCGGGCGGAAAGGTGTCGATCGCGGCCCTGATCCTGGCCGCGCTGGTGCCCGCCCTGGTGCTGACCATCAGCAACCTGGCCGCCGCCTATTTCGTGGCGGTTCACCGGGGCTATCCGGCCGGCAGCTTTCCCGGCTGGCACATCGTGGCGCGCTCGTTCGCCGCCGCCCTGCCGGGGCTGTTCATCGTGGTGCTGATCCTGGGCGGCATCCTGTCGGGCGTGTTCACCGCCACCGAGTCGGCGGCCGTGGCGGTGCTCTATGCGCTGGCGCTGACCGTGTTTCTCTATCGCACGCTCAAGTGGGAGCACTTTCTGAAGGCGGCGATGAAGGCGGTGCGCACCACCGGGGTGATCCTGCTGCTGATCGGCATCTCCAGCACCTTCGGCTACCTGATCAGCCTCTACGGCGTGGCCGAGCTCACCGGCCAGATGCTCTCGCAGGTCACCAGCACGCCGTGGGTGATCTTCCTGCTGATCAACGTGATCCTGTTCGTGCTCGGCACCTTCCTGGACATGGCCGCGACCATCCTGCTGTGCACGCCGATCTTCCTGCCGATCGCGCAGCACTACGGCATGAGCTCGGTGCAGTTCGGCATCGTGATGCTGATCAACTGCGCGCTCGGCCTCAACACCCCGCCGGTCGGCACCACCCAGTTCGTCGGCTGCGCCATCGGCGGTGTGTCGGTGGGCGCCGTCATGCGCACCATCTGGCCCTTCTATGGGGCACTGGTGTTCGCACTGATGCTGGTCACGTTCGTGCCCGTGTTCTCCACCTGGCTGCCCTCCATGTTCATGGTGGTGCGCTGA
- a CDS encoding nuclear transport factor 2 family protein → MIVRNLLIAVAAAALFAGCASQPGMPGPSAQADVAAAAEKLRLAMVDPTGPALNDLTATDLSYGHSGGRVDTQASFISDLLAGNSDFVTIAITDQTIKVVDATTAIVRHTLTADTNDSGKPGKVMIKILAVWQKQGGQWKLLARQAVRV, encoded by the coding sequence ATGATCGTCCGCAATCTCCTGATCGCCGTCGCCGCCGCGGCACTGTTCGCCGGCTGCGCATCGCAGCCCGGCATGCCGGGGCCGAGTGCGCAGGCCGACGTCGCGGCCGCCGCCGAAAAGCTGCGACTGGCCATGGTCGACCCGACCGGCCCGGCGCTCAACGATCTCACCGCCACCGACCTCAGCTACGGCCATTCCGGTGGCCGGGTCGACACCCAGGCGAGCTTCATCTCCGACCTGCTCGCCGGCAACTCCGACTTCGTCACCATCGCCATCACCGACCAGACGATCAAGGTGGTCGACGCCACCACCGCCATCGTGCGCCACACCCTGACGGCCGACACCAACGACTCGGGCAAACCGGGCAAGGTGATGATCAAGATCCTGGCCGTGTGGCAGAAGCAGGGCGGCCAGTGGAAGCTGCTGGCCCGCCAGGCGGTGCGCGTCTGA